The following coding sequences are from one Caballeronia sp. SBC1 window:
- a CDS encoding LysR family transcriptional regulator — translation MTRSPTDAVQGLKTSGVSLQQLRLFVILAQHRSFTQAGNALGVTQSAASRGIRELEDLLELRLFDRTTRQVALTDTGRALLPRIALLVDELEAALRFGRQVSTAESGAVSIASSSSLVASVLPALLSSCRASYPNIALTLHDAPPGTVLELVRAGDADMGVLAGPLTDSNPHGLCDLSTETLFSDHVCAIVPARHALASHATVRWRDLSGASLFLLDDDAGSFDVIARALDEYGASNVRLQRLTQAASVEHMVAAGLGIGIQPMHTGAASAQALVQPVPLWPSVTRSVVLVKRKSRTLPAQAARIWTHVISSYDEEHKPLQTVHA, via the coding sequence ATGACTCGAAGCCCGACTGATGCCGTGCAGGGATTGAAGACGTCCGGCGTGTCGCTGCAGCAGTTGCGCCTGTTCGTGATCCTTGCGCAGCATCGGAGTTTTACTCAGGCGGGCAACGCGCTCGGCGTCACGCAATCGGCGGCGAGCCGCGGCATTAGGGAGCTGGAAGACCTGCTGGAACTGAGGTTGTTCGACCGCACGACGCGTCAGGTCGCACTCACCGATACCGGCCGCGCACTGCTTCCGCGCATTGCGCTGCTAGTCGATGAACTTGAAGCGGCGCTGCGTTTCGGGCGGCAGGTTTCCACGGCGGAAAGCGGCGCGGTGTCGATAGCAAGCAGTTCAAGCCTGGTCGCTTCGGTGCTGCCCGCGCTGCTCTCATCGTGCCGGGCGAGCTACCCCAATATCGCGCTGACGTTGCACGATGCGCCTCCGGGCACGGTGCTCGAACTTGTGCGCGCTGGCGATGCCGACATGGGCGTGCTAGCCGGCCCCCTGACTGATAGTAATCCTCACGGTCTCTGCGATTTATCGACGGAAACCCTGTTCTCCGATCATGTCTGCGCGATCGTGCCGGCCCGGCATGCGCTGGCATCGCACGCCACGGTGCGATGGCGCGACTTGAGCGGCGCGAGTCTGTTTCTTCTCGACGACGATGCCGGCAGTTTCGATGTCATCGCGCGTGCGCTCGATGAATACGGTGCGTCCAACGTCAGGCTTCAGCGGCTGACCCAGGCCGCGAGCGTCGAGCACATGGTCGCGGCGGGACTTGGAATTGGCATCCAGCCGATGCACACAGGCGCAGCCTCGGCTCAAGCGCTCGTTCAACCGGTGCCACTATGGCCATCGGTGACGCGATCCGTTGTGCTCGTGAAGCGAAAGAGCCGCACGTTGCCGGCGCAGGCAGCGCGTATCTGGACGCATGTCATTTCGTCCTATGATGAGGAACATAAGCCGTTGCAAACCGTTCACGCCTGA
- the oxlT gene encoding oxalate/formate MFS antiporter yields the protein MANAATAPAAGQPKMGWHNNRWAQLAIGIICMGLVANLQYAWTLFVVPMDAKHHWGQAAIQTAFTIFIVTETWLVPLEGWLVDKFGPRPVVIGGSICAALGWIIDANATSLIHLYIAAVIAGVGAGCVYGTCVGTALKWFPDKRGLAAGLTAAGFGAGAAVTVIPISNMIQRSGYEHTFVFFGIFQGACILLLGMLLVRPRPPAYAVPAKRVVASKIDYTTGQMVRSPLFWVLYMMFVFVAAGGVIATAQLGPIAKEYGFAKMPVSLLGVTLPLLTMALSIDNLCNGFTRPLCGWISDKIGRENTMFFIFIGEGVALLGLMEFGHNPYLFMFFAAVTFLCWGEIFSIFPATCADTFGSKYAAANAGTLYTAKGTASMLVPLASVLSAIGSWDAVFIATATISIAAGLCAKFVLAPMRKRWIENTVAESSRIDAATFQAAWTEAPRNSSAQ from the coding sequence ACTTTGTTCGTAGTCCCAATGGATGCGAAGCATCACTGGGGCCAGGCCGCAATTCAAACAGCGTTCACCATTTTCATTGTCACGGAAACCTGGCTGGTGCCGCTGGAAGGCTGGCTCGTCGATAAATTCGGCCCGCGGCCGGTCGTGATCGGCGGCTCGATCTGTGCGGCGCTAGGCTGGATCATCGATGCAAACGCGACCAGCCTGATCCATCTCTACATTGCGGCGGTCATTGCCGGCGTGGGCGCGGGTTGTGTGTACGGCACCTGCGTGGGCACCGCGCTCAAGTGGTTTCCGGACAAGCGCGGTCTCGCTGCTGGTTTGACGGCGGCCGGTTTCGGCGCGGGCGCGGCCGTCACGGTCATCCCCATCTCGAACATGATCCAGCGCTCCGGCTACGAGCACACCTTCGTGTTCTTCGGCATCTTCCAGGGCGCCTGCATCCTGTTGCTCGGCATGTTGCTGGTACGTCCGAGGCCGCCGGCGTATGCCGTCCCGGCGAAGCGCGTGGTGGCGTCGAAGATCGACTACACGACAGGCCAGATGGTGCGCTCGCCGCTCTTCTGGGTGCTGTACATGATGTTCGTGTTCGTGGCGGCGGGCGGCGTGATCGCTACGGCGCAACTGGGTCCGATCGCCAAGGAATACGGCTTTGCCAAGATGCCGGTCAGCCTGCTCGGCGTGACCTTGCCGCTCCTGACCATGGCGCTCTCGATCGACAACCTGTGCAACGGTTTCACGCGTCCGCTATGCGGCTGGATCTCCGACAAGATCGGCCGTGAGAACACTATGTTCTTCATCTTCATCGGCGAAGGCGTGGCGTTGCTTGGCCTCATGGAGTTCGGCCACAACCCGTATCTGTTCATGTTCTTCGCAGCCGTGACATTCCTGTGCTGGGGCGAAATCTTCTCGATTTTCCCGGCCACGTGTGCCGATACCTTCGGCAGCAAATACGCCGCCGCCAACGCCGGTACGCTTTATACGGCCAAAGGCACGGCTTCGATGCTGGTGCCGCTCGCCTCGGTGTTGTCGGCCATCGGCTCGTGGGATGCGGTGTTCATCGCGACGGCCACCATTTCGATTGCCGCCGGGTTGTGCGCGAAGTTCGTGCTCGCGCCTATGAGAAAGCGCTGGATCGAGAACACGGTTGCCGAGTCGAGCCGGATCGATGCCGCCACGTTTCAGGCTGCCTGGACAGAAGCCCCGCGCAACTCGTCGGCGCAATGA
- a CDS encoding 2-dehydropantoate 2-reductase, whose product MRICIYGAGAIGGYMGAQLARAGADVSFVARGPHLAAMQANGVRLQIDGEEHIVKVRCTNNPADLGPQDYVVIALKAHSVPGVVDLMQPLLGPDTAVITAVNGLPYWYFHQHGGALAGTTLESVDPGGRQWQVLGPERAIGCVLMPAAEIAEPGVIRHVYGKKFPIGEPSGLVTPRLQAFHDIMSAADMEAPMRDNIRDEIWLKLWGNLPFNPISALTGATLDVLTSDPAVRALSRRMMEEAQGIAEQLGVHFRVDVEKRINGAAAVGAHKTSMLMDCEARRPMEIDPIVTVVQEIGRKLSVDTPMIDAVLALIKLREGVNQGTAKPNIKTIESFTRSQKAA is encoded by the coding sequence ATGAGAATTTGTATTTACGGTGCCGGCGCGATCGGCGGTTACATGGGTGCGCAACTGGCCCGGGCCGGAGCGGACGTAAGTTTCGTTGCACGGGGGCCGCATCTGGCTGCCATGCAGGCGAACGGCGTGCGTTTGCAGATTGATGGTGAGGAGCACATCGTCAAGGTGCGTTGCACAAACAATCCTGCCGATCTCGGGCCACAGGATTACGTGGTGATCGCGCTCAAGGCGCATTCGGTGCCGGGCGTGGTCGACCTGATGCAACCGCTGCTGGGGCCCGATACCGCGGTGATCACGGCGGTGAACGGCCTGCCGTACTGGTATTTCCATCAGCACGGCGGCGCGCTGGCCGGCACCACGCTGGAGAGCGTCGATCCGGGCGGTCGCCAATGGCAAGTGCTCGGGCCGGAGCGGGCGATAGGTTGCGTGCTGATGCCCGCCGCCGAAATTGCGGAACCCGGCGTGATCCGTCATGTGTATGGCAAGAAATTTCCCATCGGCGAGCCGAGCGGGCTGGTGACGCCGCGCCTGCAGGCGTTCCACGACATCATGAGCGCCGCCGACATGGAAGCGCCGATGCGCGACAACATCCGCGACGAGATCTGGCTGAAGCTGTGGGGCAACCTCCCTTTCAATCCTATCAGCGCGCTGACGGGCGCCACGCTCGATGTCCTCACCAGCGACCCTGCCGTGCGCGCGCTGTCACGCCGGATGATGGAGGAGGCGCAGGGCATTGCGGAGCAACTCGGGGTTCATTTCCGTGTGGATGTGGAAAAGCGCATCAACGGAGCAGCGGCTGTCGGCGCTCACAAGACCTCGATGCTGATGGATTGCGAAGCGCGCCGGCCCATGGAGATCGACCCCATTGTGACCGTCGTGCAGGAAATCGGCCGGAAACTGTCCGTCGATACGCCGATGATCGACGCCGTGCTCGCGCTGATCAAGCTGCGTGAAGGCGTCAACCAGGGAACGGCCAAGCCGAATATCAAAACGATTGAATCCTTCACACGTTCGCAAAAAGCCGCTTAA